Below is a genomic region from Pseudocalidococcus azoricus BACA0444.
TTACGGGAATCTCGCTAGTCCCTCAGGTCTTTAGCCCAGAAATCGATCCAAGGCCGCTTTGAGTTCAGCAATCTCAGTTTCAATCCGTCCCTGTTCTGCGGCCCGTGCCACACATTGAGTCAGATGTTCATCCAAAATAAGCCGGGCTACACGGTCTAACGCCCCTCGAACGGCAGCAATTTGAATCAGGACATCGGGGCAGGGTCGCTCCTCAATCACCATATTCTTAATCCCGCGAATGTGACCCTCTAGTCGCGCCAACCGATTCAAAATCGCCTTGCGAGATTCTGGGGAATGAACGTGATCCGCAGCTTCAGGGGCAGGGAGATCAGCATGGGAATGGGAGGGGGCAGTCACAGGATGGGTTCCGATTATTGAGGTGTGATTAATTGACAGGGTTGCTGGGGCTAGGGCTGGAAGGTGGTGTATCTGGAGCAGGGGGCTGGGTGTTGACTGGGGCGGAATCCACTGGATCTGGGCTGGGGGGGGGATCAGGGGACAATGGTGCTTCAGGGCTGGGACTAGCGGGGGTTGGGGGAGAACTGGGCAAATCACTGGCTGGGGAGGGTGTGAGCGATGGGGTTGTCTCCGGGGCTGGTTCAGGGCTGGAGGCTGGGCTAATTTCAGTTGTCTCCGGGGCTGGTTCAGGGCTAGGGGCAGACCAGAGGGGACGGCGGGCGGCGGCTTCAGCATCTTCAATACGTCTTCTTTCCCGATACCAATCACTAATCCGGGCTTGGGCTTGTTGATAGAGGGGGCTATGGGCGGGAATTTCTGCGGCTCGATTAATGGCCTCTTTGAGTTTATCGTGGCTGGCTAGGGCCTCGGCCTGAGCAAGAATCGGTTGATCCTGCTTAGTTTGGAGGGTGGCTTGCCATTGCTTCACTTCAGCTTGGGCCGTGCTGTAGAGAGGATTTGTGGGTGAGATCCGTTGGGCAATTAGCTGGGCAGCGGGATACTTTTCGGCTTGGGCTAGTTGCTGGGCCGCATTTAGTAAGGGTTGAGCTTGACTGGCCTGGATTTGACGTTGCCATTGGGCAATTAGGGTTTGGGCTTCAATCCGGCGGGGTTGACCCATGTGAACACTCTGGGCCTGGAGCACAGCCAATTCATAGCCCCAGGTTTGCTCCAAGCCGGCCAGCGAGCGAGCGAGTTGCAGTTGTCCCAAGTTTTGAGCCTGTCGTTCCCAGGCCTGTTGTTGACGGGTGACATAGGCGGCTAAACCCGAATCCCCTGCCAGTTTTTCAAGACGCATGATCCCTTCCCAGTACCCCCAAAAGGTATCTTGATGAGCGGCTGCCTCGGCCTGGCCCAATTGGAGGAGGGGCGGATCTCCTTGGGTCGCTCGGAGCACTGGGGCAATTTCCCGCACCAAGTCAATGGCGGCTTCAAGGTTGCCCGCATTTTGCCACTCTTGGGCATAGTCCATGACCAGCTCGACCCAGGGCTGAATTTCTTGAGGCACTCGCTGCCCGGCAATGGTTTCGGGGTTGATTTTCTTGGCCATTAAGATGGCTGCAACCAATTCGTTGACCGTTTGCCACCCCGCCAGGCCCCGCGCTTGTTCCAGTTGTCCCCAGGCCTCCCGCTCCCGATTAATACGGACAATCAAGTCACTGGCCACGGAACTCCAATGATCACTCCCGAGTAAACTTAATCGCCTGGCAATATCTAAGGCCGCGGCCCAATCGGCTCCATTGATGGCACTACTGGCCTGGGCCGCGAGGCTAGAACCTTCATCAGTAGTCCAATAGGTGAGTAGGGATTGGGCCTGGGGATAGTAATGAGAAACTTTGGGGACTTTTTGGATAATCGTCTTGGCATAATCAATATTCCCCTGGGCAAATTGCTGCCGGGCAATCACAATTGTCGCCTGAGACCATTGATTGCTGAGTTCCAAGGCCTGGGTATAAAGGGGATGATCCTGCGGCCATTGGCTGACTAAATCTAGGGCTGCCATCAGGGCGTTAATGTTGCCTCGGCGCGCCGCCATATCGGCACAGTACAGTTGCTCGGCATCGGTTGTACCCAGAGAAACATTCCGACATTCCGGCAGGGGGGGGAGGTTAAAGATCCAAATAGCGGCCCCCAAGGCAGTGGCCCCAGAAATAAAAAATGGCCAAAACCAAGGCGAGTTGAAAACGGGTGCAAAGGGCCAACGGGTGGAGGACGAAGCCTGCGATTTAGTGGTAGCTGGAGATAATTCAATTGCACCCTGTTCAATCATTAGGGATGGGTCTGTGGATGGATGCCGTTTGCGCGGACTCCGTTGGCCTCGCCACCAAGGTCGGGATGCTTTGGGTTTCATGGCAAGTGTTCGGTCTCCTCACAGCCAGGCCGGGGCAGTTTATCTTAAATCTTAAGCATAACTTAAGCGGAATCAGGTAGAGGATGTGACGTTTTCTAGGTTTAGGGATAGGAAATAGTCTAACCTTGACTCATGGGGATATGAAATCGTAAAGCATTCTGAAATGCGCTAAGGAGATGGGCGGGGGTGAAGGCAGAGGAACTACTTCAACGCTATGGAGCCGGAGAGAGAAATTTTGCCGGGCAACGCCTTCGTCGCGTCAATCTCAATCACAGTTGTTTAGACGAGATTAACCTCAGTCGGGCTGACTTAACAGATGCCGGATTAAGTGGGGCTAAACTCCAGCGCGCCGATCTCCGGGGGGCCGTTCTCTCAGCCATTAATTTGAATCATGCCGACCTGATTGGGGCCGACCTGCGCGGGGCAATGCTCATGGGGGCAGATCTGCGGAAAGTGAACCTGCGGAAGGCCAATCTGACCGGAGCGGATTTAACCCGAGCAAACTTGACCGGCGCAATTTTATCGGAAGCGAACTTAACAGCCGCAGATATGAGCCAGGCCATCCTGCGGGGAGCAGACCTAACCCTAACCGATTTAACCCTAGCGGAACTAGAACAGGTGAACTTAAGCCAGGCCAACCTGACCAATGCTTATCTGCGGGGGGCGGATATGGCCGATGCAATTTTGCTCGAAGCAACCCTGATCCAGGCCAATTTACGGGGAGCCAACCTGCGAAATTGTAATTTTCAAGGAGCAAACTTACAAAAAACCAATCTTCGGGGGGCCAATTTACGCCAGGCCCGCCTAGAAGGGGCCAATTTACGAGAAGCGACCCTAACCGAAGCCAATCTCCGCTATGCCTGTTTAGACGAAGCTTACCTAATTGGCGCGGATTTACGGGGAGCCAGCTTAGCCCGGGCCATGTTAAGGGGGGCGCAACTCAACGAGGCAATCCTGACGGGGGCTAATTTGATGGGAGCCAATCTTTCTGAAGCCCAACTGCGGGGGGCCAATCTCATCGAAGCAATTCTGACCGGGGCCAACTTGACGGGAGTAGATTTAACCGGGGTGGATCTGAGTGAAACCGTGATGCCGGACGGAGCCCTGATGGATTCTACGAGCGAGCAAGGCTCTACAGAGTCCCCTGTGGGATCAACCTCCTTTCCCTAGTTTGAGATTTAACTGCGCAGGGTAACCGCAAATTTATCTTGGAGCGCGTCCCGAATGGCCTGGTGGATTGGCGTAACATCTGCTTCCGTTAAGGTGCGGTCACTGGCTCGGTAAATGAGGCGAAAGGCTAAACTCCGCTGCCCTGAGGGGACGCCTTCCCCGACATATTGATCAAACAGTTCTACGGATTCGAGGAGCGTCTCTTGTTTACCAAAGGTGGCCGCTTTAACCATGATCCGTTCCAACTCCGAAACAGAGACTTCTATCGGGGCATAGAGGGCCAAATCCCGGTCGGTGGCGGGGTAAGTAGAGTAGGGACGAAACAGTTGCCGGGCCTGGTGTTGCATCAGGTGATCCAATAAAACTTCCATGTCCAGTTCAAAGACATAGACCGCTGCTGGGAAATCCCGCTCTTGCCGCAGTTGGGGATGGAGTTGCCCAAAGGTACCGAGGCGTTCCCCTTGGAGCCAAAGTGAGGCGGTTCGTCCAGGGTGCAGACGGTCATCACGGCGATCCGGTTGATATTCCACCCCCAGGCCAAGGCGATCAAAAATACTGGTTAAAATCCCTTTAGCTTCATACCAAGACAGGGGTTGACTCACTTTCGCGCCCCTGACCCATGTCCCCCGGAGTGGATCGCCGCTAATGATCCCGCCGAGATGATCAGTTTCCCATAGGCCCTCCTCATCCTGGGTAAACACCCGCCCAATTTCAAAGCCATTTAGGGGAGGATTGCCCTGTTCCAAGTTGAACTGTAAAGCATTGAGGAGATTAGTAATAATGTCAGTGCGCAAGGCTGAAAACTCTGCCACGAGGGGATTAACCACTGTGATTTTACCTGTGGTCTCACTACCCGGTCGAATCCAAGAATAATGCACCAGTTCCGTTAACCCTGCCCCCCGACAGGCAGACCGAATCGCCCGAGTTAAGGATTGCTCTAGGGGTAAGTAGCCTAATTCCGACTTGCTCGGCAGCGTATCAATAAAGCGGTCATAGCCATAGAGACGGGCCACTTCTTCAATTAGGTCTATTTCCCGTTCAATGTCCCGGAAACGGTAGGGAGGCACAGTCACCTTCCAGGCCGGGCTACTGTCTTCATCGTCACTGGCAGCAAGCGGCTCCAGGCCAAACCCCAGGGATTTTAAGGTGCTCTCAACCACTGCGGCAGGCAGATCTTCAATGTCTTCCTCGGGCGCATCCACCGGCCCTAAAACTTGTTGAAGGCGGCTGAGGCGTAATTCCAGGGTGCGAGTCAGGGGGGGGCGTTGATCAAAAATGACTTGGGATTGAACCTGTCCCCCCGTCAGGGTTTGAATTAAGTCCAATGCATGGTCACAGGCCTGGAACAGTTCGGCCGGATTAACACCCCGTTCATAGCGTGTGGAAGCCTCGGTGCGCAGGCCTTGAGCGCGGGCCGATTTGCGAATTGCTACCGGACTAAACAATGCCGCCTCGAGGACTAAGTTGACAGTCCCAGCCTGGACTTCCGTTTCTGCCCCCCCCATCACCCCCGCCACGGCCACGGGAACATCTGCGGCTGTAATGACTAGGTTGTGAGGGGTTAAAGTCCGCTCTTGACCATCTAGGGTGGTGATGGTTTCTCCAGCCTGGGAGAGTCGGACACCAATGGTTAGGTCAGGGCCATCCGCCAAGGGTGAGTCTGGGGAAATAGGGGCTGGTTGCGATGTTTTGGCGCGGCGGCCTGGGGATGGAGCGGTCTTGGCTAGGGCTTGCAGGCGATCAGCATCAAAGGCATGGAGGGGTTGGCCCCAAGTCAGGAGGATGTAGTTGGTAATATCCACAACGTTATTGATCGGGCGCATCCCAGCCGCAACTAACCGCTCTTGAAACCAGGCCGGGGAGGGGCCAATTTTCACACCCCCAATGACAGTACCCACATAGGCAGGACAGGCCTGGGCATCTGGAATATCTAAAGTGAGCTTAAGGGGATAGGCCAGTTTGGGCGAGCTTTGGGGAATTTTAATTTCCCCCACATCGGGCAACCGCATCGGTAACTGGGTTAAAGCAGCCACTTCTCGGGCAATACCAATCATGCTCAGGGCATCGGCGCGGTTGGCGGTGGAAGTGACATCTAAAATCACATCATCCAGGCCCAGCAATGGCCGCACATCCTGACCAACTTGAATCCTATGTTCACCCTGCTCAAAGCTGTGGATGCCCGCCGACTCTTTGGTCAATCCCAGTTCAGCCAAGGAGCAAATCATCCCCGAAGACAGCACCCCGCGCAGTTTAGTCGGGCGAATTTTCAGATCAATTTGCGGTAAATAAGTTCCTGGAGGCGCAACTGGAGCTAACATCCCCGCTGCCGCGTTGGGCGCGCCACAAACAATGGTATAGGGATTATCCTCGCCAATATCCACCTGACAGACCCGGAGTTTATCGGCGTTGGGATGGGGTTCGCAGGTGAGAATTTTACCCACGACTACCCCCTCAGCCCAGGTCGTGCGATCTTCAATGTCCTCGACTTCAAATCCGGCCAGGGTCAAACGACTGGCTAAATCCGTGGGGGAATCGGTAAAGGGGACAAATTCTCGCAACCACTTTAATGAGATACGCATTCGACTTCCTAAAAAACCTGAGCTATTGCAGCAATGTTTGGATCTTAAACAAAATTTGCCCATCTCACGGTATTAGTCCCACCTAGGGAACTGGAAAAATCGCTACCCTTGTTACAAGGCCTGGGGTAGATTCGGGCTATATTGAGCGCATTTCCAGTCAAATCAAGTTAAATTTCCCTTAGATTGTTGTCGTGTCTGCCAGGTATAACGATGGTTGCTTCCCCCACCTCTACCAATGGTCAATCCCCCAAACCTGATGCTGAAGTCATTATCCAGGCCAGCAAAATTAACAAATACTACGGAGAGCGGCACGTCCTCAAGGATGTAGATTTACAGGTTCGCAAAGGGGAAGTAGTGGCTTTAATTGGCCCGAGTGGTTCTGGGAAAAGTACCTTGATTCGCTGTCTCAATGGCCTGGAGAAACATAGCAGCGGTGAAATTTATGTCCTCGGCCGGGTGATGCACCCCAACACCAGCCATAAGGAACTCAGTCTGATTCGCCGGGATTTGGGGATGGTATTTCAGAGCTTTAACCTGTTTCCCCACATGACTGTCTTGCAGAACGTGATTGAAGCCCCAATGCTGGTTCGCAAGATGCCGAAGAAAAACGCGATTGAAATGGCTGAGGTTTTACTCGCCAAGGTGGGCCTGGCAGAGAAAAAAGAAGCCTATCCTGGCCAACTTTCGGGAGGCCAAAAACAACGAGTCGCCATTGCCCGCGCCTTGGCCATGCAACCCCAGGCCCTGTTGTTTGATGAACCCACCTCTGCTTTAGATCCGGAACTGGTAGGGGAAGTTCTCAAGGTGATGAAGGACTTAGCCGATGAAAGCATGACGATGGTGGTTGTAACCCACGAAATGCAGTTTGCGCGGGATGTGTCGTGCCGAGTGGCCTTTTTAGCTGATGGGCATATTGTTGAAGAAGGGGAACCCCACCAACTGTTTAGCAATCCCCAACAACCCCGCACCAAAATGTTCCTAGAGCGAGTTTTGGGAAAGTCTTAAGACGAACTCGGTCATTATCCCCTTGTATGTAAGCTATAGATGTAGTCTTTGGGAGCATACACCTCTTGACCAAAGAAATGGGATACAAGCCCCGTCCTGCTTTACACGCAAGCTACAGGGCGGGGAGAATGTCAACGCAACAGACTTAAACCGATAGGCCGCCGCATTAGGGGGAGGTGTCTCTATCAGTTGAAATAATAGAGATGGAAATTGCTGAAACAGTTGATAAAAAATCGAGTCACACCGCACAGATTCAGGATACTTGCAACCACGCCCCCAAATCGGCCACCTCTTGAAACTCCAACAATGCCACCGCTAATTCTTCCACCTTAATATTTATGTCTAGCAACCTTGAGCAATCACCCTTTCCAAAAATGTAACTGGGGTTATGCCCAGTATTAGTCCGGCCCCCACCCCTAGCCAGTAGCCCCATTCCATGCCTTAATTCCCCTGATCTCGTGCTTTTGGGAGAGTTGCAAAAACTATTTCTCGTAGAAAATTTGGAGGAGACAGAAGCAAATTTACTCCCTAAAATGGGGCCAACAGGTCAAAACCGAGTTTCGGAGGGGACTGAATGGATCACAACCTACAAATCATGGTGCTGGTGGTCTTGGCGGTGGTAGCTGGGATCGGGGCCCAAGTCCTGGCCAGTGTTCTGCGGTTACCCAGTATTGTGCTGTTGCTGACAGTGGGGATTGGCTTTGGTCCGAGTGGCTTAGGCTGGCTCCATCCGCAACTTCTCGGTGATGGACTGGAAGTCTTAGTTCCCCTCTGTGTGGCCTTGATTTTATTTGAAGGGGGGTTAACTCTCGAACTCCAACGCAGCGAAGCGGAAGTGACCCGGAGTATTCGCAACCTCGTTACCATTGGAGCCGTGATTACCCTAGTCGGAGCCACCTTGGCTGCTCATTGGAGTGGGGAATTTCCCTGGCCCATTGCCGTACTCTATGGCTCTTTAGTGGTGGTGACAGGGCCAACGGTGGTGGGGCCATTATTGCGACAGGTTGGGGCCGAACGGAAACTGGGGGCCATCTTGGAGGGGGAGGGGATTTTAATTGATCCCTTGGGGGCAATTTTAG
It encodes:
- a CDS encoding metal-sensing transcriptional repressor, with translation MTAPSHSHADLPAPEAADHVHSPESRKAILNRLARLEGHIRGIKNMVIEERPCPDVLIQIAAVRGALDRVARLILDEHLTQCVARAAEQGRIETEIAELKAALDRFLG
- a CDS encoding tetratricopeptide repeat protein, whose protein sequence is MKPKASRPWWRGQRSPRKRHPSTDPSLMIEQGAIELSPATTKSQASSSTRWPFAPVFNSPWFWPFFISGATALGAAIWIFNLPPLPECRNVSLGTTDAEQLYCADMAARRGNINALMAALDLVSQWPQDHPLYTQALELSNQWSQATIVIARQQFAQGNIDYAKTIIQKVPKVSHYYPQAQSLLTYWTTDEGSSLAAQASSAINGADWAAALDIARRLSLLGSDHWSSVASDLIVRINREREAWGQLEQARGLAGWQTVNELVAAILMAKKINPETIAGQRVPQEIQPWVELVMDYAQEWQNAGNLEAAIDLVREIAPVLRATQGDPPLLQLGQAEAAAHQDTFWGYWEGIMRLEKLAGDSGLAAYVTRQQQAWERQAQNLGQLQLARSLAGLEQTWGYELAVLQAQSVHMGQPRRIEAQTLIAQWQRQIQASQAQPLLNAAQQLAQAEKYPAAQLIAQRISPTNPLYSTAQAEVKQWQATLQTKQDQPILAQAEALASHDKLKEAINRAAEIPAHSPLYQQAQARISDWYRERRRIEDAEAAARRPLWSAPSPEPAPETTEISPASSPEPAPETTPSLTPSPASDLPSSPPTPASPSPEAPLSPDPPPSPDPVDSAPVNTQPPAPDTPPSSPSPSNPVN
- a CDS encoding amino acid ABC transporter ATP-binding protein; this encodes MVASPTSTNGQSPKPDAEVIIQASKINKYYGERHVLKDVDLQVRKGEVVALIGPSGSGKSTLIRCLNGLEKHSSGEIYVLGRVMHPNTSHKELSLIRRDLGMVFQSFNLFPHMTVLQNVIEAPMLVRKMPKKNAIEMAEVLLAKVGLAEKKEAYPGQLSGGQKQRVAIARALAMQPQALLFDEPTSALDPELVGEVLKVMKDLADESMTMVVVTHEMQFARDVSCRVAFLADGHIVEEGEPHQLFSNPQQPRTKMFLERVLGKS
- the pheT gene encoding phenylalanine--tRNA ligase subunit beta; translation: MRISLKWLREFVPFTDSPTDLASRLTLAGFEVEDIEDRTTWAEGVVVGKILTCEPHPNADKLRVCQVDIGEDNPYTIVCGAPNAAAGMLAPVAPPGTYLPQIDLKIRPTKLRGVLSSGMICSLAELGLTKESAGIHSFEQGEHRIQVGQDVRPLLGLDDVILDVTSTANRADALSMIGIAREVAALTQLPMRLPDVGEIKIPQSSPKLAYPLKLTLDIPDAQACPAYVGTVIGGVKIGPSPAWFQERLVAAGMRPINNVVDITNYILLTWGQPLHAFDADRLQALAKTAPSPGRRAKTSQPAPISPDSPLADGPDLTIGVRLSQAGETITTLDGQERTLTPHNLVITAADVPVAVAGVMGGAETEVQAGTVNLVLEAALFSPVAIRKSARAQGLRTEASTRYERGVNPAELFQACDHALDLIQTLTGGQVQSQVIFDQRPPLTRTLELRLSRLQQVLGPVDAPEEDIEDLPAAVVESTLKSLGFGLEPLAASDDEDSSPAWKVTVPPYRFRDIEREIDLIEEVARLYGYDRFIDTLPSKSELGYLPLEQSLTRAIRSACRGAGLTELVHYSWIRPGSETTGKITVVNPLVAEFSALRTDIITNLLNALQFNLEQGNPPLNGFEIGRVFTQDEEGLWETDHLGGIISGDPLRGTWVRGAKVSQPLSWYEAKGILTSIFDRLGLGVEYQPDRRDDRLHPGRTASLWLQGERLGTFGQLHPQLRQERDFPAAVYVFELDMEVLLDHLMQHQARQLFRPYSTYPATDRDLALYAPIEVSVSELERIMVKAATFGKQETLLESVELFDQYVGEGVPSGQRSLAFRLIYRASDRTLTEADVTPIHQAIRDALQDKFAVTLRS
- a CDS encoding pentapeptide repeat-containing protein, which produces MKAEELLQRYGAGERNFAGQRLRRVNLNHSCLDEINLSRADLTDAGLSGAKLQRADLRGAVLSAINLNHADLIGADLRGAMLMGADLRKVNLRKANLTGADLTRANLTGAILSEANLTAADMSQAILRGADLTLTDLTLAELEQVNLSQANLTNAYLRGADMADAILLEATLIQANLRGANLRNCNFQGANLQKTNLRGANLRQARLEGANLREATLTEANLRYACLDEAYLIGADLRGASLARAMLRGAQLNEAILTGANLMGANLSEAQLRGANLIEAILTGANLTGVDLTGVDLSETVMPDGALMDSTSEQGSTESPVGSTSFP
- a CDS encoding DUF2887 domain-containing protein; this translates as MRCDSIFYQLFQQFPSLLFQLIETPPPNAAAYRFKSVALTFSPPCSLRVKQDGACIPFLWSRGVCSQRLHL